Part of the Schaalia odontolytica genome is shown below.
GCGTTGTTGAGCGGGAATGGCTCGATGGTGTCGCGCGCGAAGTCCTCGCTAATCTGCGAAATAGCGGGAAAATGTCAGGCTAGCGCGCGGGGCATCGAGTTACGATTTGGTTGCGGCGCGACTCTTTTGGCTCGCGCCGAGCCCCACAATGCTCTACTCTTGAAGAGACGCCAAAGAGGGCGGTCTTCCGGATTCGTTTCCGTTAGCGTTAACGAAAGCGGAGGAGCAAACTCCAGAAACAGAGAAGTTACTGGTACCCAAGGGGTGAGAAGTGACGAACTTACTAGAGCTCAAGGGGATCTCTAAGACATTCCCCGGCGTGAAGGCGCTGTCCGACGTGGACCTCGACCTTCGACCCGGCGAGGTCTTGGGCCTCTGCGGTGAGAACGGAGCGGGCAAGTCCACGCTCATGAAGGTCCTCACCGGTATCCACAAATCCGACCCGGGTGGCGAGATCTGGCTGCAGGGGGAGAAGGTCGACATTCAGTCGCCGGAGCACGCGCGTGAGCTCGGGCTGTCGATCATTCACCAGGAACTCAACATCGTTCCGGACCTGACCGTCGCCCAGAACCTCTACATTGGACGCCCCAAGACGTCCACGTGGACCTACGTCAACGACCGCAAGATGGTTCGCGATGCTCGCGAGCTGTTCGAGCGCCTCAACATGGACATCGACCCCACGGCGTACTGCCGGGACCTGCCGGTCGCGCGCCTGCAGATGGTTGAAATCGCCCGGGCGCTGTCGTTTGACTCCAGGATCCTTGTCATGGACGAGCCCACGGCGCCCCTGACGACAACCGAAACCGAGTCTCTCTTCAAGCTGGTGCGCGACTTCGTCTGCCCGATGACCGGCCTGATCTTCATCACCCACCGCATGCCCGAACTCACCGAGCTCACCGACCGCATCTCGGTCCTGCGCGACGGCAAGTACATCGGCACGGTGGAGACCGCCTCGACTCCCATGAGCGAGGTCGTCAAGATGATGGTCGGCCGCGAGGTCCCAGCCGACGCGCGCCCCACCACCAAGCCGCTGTCCGACGAGGCGGTCCTGCGCGTCGAGAACCTCTCGACGGTCAAGGTCGTCCACGACGTCTCCTTCGAGGTCAAGAAGGGCGAGATCTTCGGCTTCGCCGGCCTGGTTGGCGCGGGCCGCACGGAGGTCGCGCGCGCCCTCTTCGGCGCAGACCCGCACACGGCGGGTGACATCTACGTCCACGGCGAGAAGGTCAGGATCAAGAGCGCCTCGGACGCGGTGAGGTACGGCATCGGATACCTCTCCGAGGACCGCAAGCAGTACGGCCTCCTGCTGGATAAGGACATCTCGTTCAACACGGGGCTTGCCGCCATGGACCACTTCACGAAGGCCACCGTGGTGGCCACCAAGAAGCTGCGTCAGATCGCCCAGGATTACGTGAAGAAGCTGCGTACTCGCACCCCCAGCGTGGACGTGGAGCTGCGGAGCCTTTCGGGCGGCAATCAGCAGAAGGTCGTCGTCGCCAAGTGGCTCGAACGCGACTCGGACATTCTCATCTTTGACGAGCCGACGCGCGGCATTGACGTGGGTGCGAAGGACGAGATCTACACGCTGCTGGAGAACCTCGCGAAGCAGGGCAAGGCCATCATCGTGATCTCCTCGGAGCTGCCCGAGGTCCTGCGCCTGGCGAACCGCATCGCCGTCATGGCCCACGGCCGCATCATCGGCACCCTCACCAACGAGGAAGCCACCCAAGAAAACATCATGGAACTGGCCACCGTCGGTCAGGAAGAAGCGAACGGAGAACTTGCGTGAGCACCGTCGTCGACAACAAGGGCCTGGAGGCGCCGTCGCCTGTTGCGGCCTTCCTGAAGAGGAACATGCAGCTGCTGCTGGTCACACTGGCGCTGCTGGTGGTCCTGGCATTCTTTAGCTTTGCAGTGCCCAACTTTGCGTTCGTCACTCGCGAGGTTTACCTGGGCATCGTCTTGCAGTCGGCCTACATTGGCGTCATGGCGCTCGGCGCTACCTTCGTGATCGCCACCTCGGGTATCGACCTTTCGGTTGGTACTGGCCTGAGCCTCGTCGCAGTCATGGCGGGCATCTTCCTCGCGGGAGACAAGATGAACCTGCCGCTGGGTGCGGGCCTGGTCCTCACCCTCCTGGTCGGCATGGCGATTGGCCTGGTCAACGGCCTGAACATTTCGATCCTGGGCCTGCCGCCCTTCATCGCGACGCTCGCGATGATGATGGTTGCCCGAGGCCTCGCCCTCATCATCTCCGATAAGGCGTCGATCTCGATTGCGAACCCCGGCTACAAGTACATCGCGTCCGGCACGCTCATCCCTTACGTCGCCAACGCTGTCCTCATCTTCGTGGTCCTCACAATCATTGCTACCTTCCTCATGAACAAGACGCTGCTGGGTCGCTACGCCCTGGCCATCGGCTCCAACGAGGAGGCCACGCGCCTGTCCGGCGTGAACGTGCGCATGTGGAAGATCATCATCTACGTGGTCGCCGGTGCGTTCATGGCCATTGGTGCGGTCCTCTACTCGGCCCGTGGTGGCCTCGTCCAGCCCGCCGAGGGCGTGGGCATGGAGCTCAACGTCATCGCGGCCGCGGTCATCGGCGGTACCTCGCTGTCGGGTGGCCGTGCCTCGATCCCCGGCGCGCTCGTCGGCGCAATCCTCATGGAAACCCTCAAGAAGGGCCTGACGATGATGGGTATCGCCGCCGAATGGCAGTTCGTTGTCACCGGTATCGTCCTGCTCCTTGCGGTCGTTATCGACAACCTGCGTCGCATCCGCGAAAACGCAGCCTGATTCATTATTCGTCCCAATTACACCCGTGAACCGACGTCGGTTCACACTCACCAAGGGCGGGAATGACCCCGCCACCCCACGAAAGGAACACCAATGCGCCCCATCGGACGTATCGTCGCCGCCGCCGCCGTCGGCTCCATGGCCCTGGGCCTGGCTGCCTGCACGACGTCGACCGACTCGACCGCCACGAAGTCCGGCGACTCCAAGACCGGCCAGTCCTCGGGAGCCACGAAGGTTGACACCTCGGGCAACCAGCAGGATTGGGAGAAGGCCGCCGTGAAGGGAGACGGCACGAAGACCGTCTACCTGGTGTCCAAGGGCTTCCAGCACCGCTTCTGGCAGGCCGTGAAGGAAGGCGCCGAGCAGGCCGGTGACGAGCTGGGCTACAAGGTCAACTTCGTCGGCCCTCAGGACGAGACCAAGGTGACCGAGCAGACCGACCAGCTCAAGTCCGCGCTGGACTCCGGCCCGGCCGCCATCGGCTTTGCCGCCCTCGACTCCAAGGCCGCTGCGGACCTCCTCTCGGAGATCAACAGCAAGGGCATCCCGGTCGTCGCCTTCGACTCCGGTGTTGAGTCCGACATCCCCGTCACCACCGTCCAGACGGACAACAAGGCCGCCGCCGCCGAGGCCGCCAAGCACATGATCGAGCTGCTCAAGGGTAAGAAGGGCTCGGTCGGCATGGTATGCCACGACTCGACCTCCACCACGGGCAAGCAGCGCTGCGAGGGCTTCAAGGAGTACTTCAAGGCCAACGCCCCCGCGGACCTGAAGCTTCTCGACGAGCAGATCGCCGGTGAGGTTACCAAGGCAGCCGACACCTCGCTGTCCATCATCCAGGCCAACTCCGACATCGTCGGCATGTACGGCTCCAACGAGGCCGCGGCTTCGGGCATCGTCCAGGGTGTTGCTGAGTCCGGCAAGGACGTGACCGTCGTGGGCTTCGACTCCGGCAAGACCCAGATGGACGCCATCAAGTCCGGCACCGAGGCCGGCGCCGTCACCCAGTCGCCCGTCAAGATCGGCTACTACACGGTCAAGGCTGCCGTCGCCGCCCTCAACGGCGCTGAGCTGCCCAAGGTCATCGACTCGGGCTTCGCCTGGTACGACAAGTCCAACATCGACAACGCCGAGATCAAGGCGAACCTCTACGAGTGAGTGAGGCTCACGCGGGCACGAGGCCGGGGCTGACGACGACGTAGACGCCGGAGTCGGTGGCCCGACGCGGGTCCCGCCCAGTGGGGCGGGACCCGCGGACCCGGCGCCAACTAGTTCACAGGATCCGAGGGGGTGAGAACCCCCGCGCTATGACATCGACATCTTCAAGAGGGATGAAGGAACAATGACTGAACACCCCCGTATCGGAATCCGACCCACGATCGACGGGCGCCGCAAGGGCGTGCGCGAGGCGCTCGAAGAGCAGACCATGAACATGGCCAAGTCCGTCGCCGACCTCTTTACCTCCACGCTGCGCTACCCCGACGGCAGCCCCGTCGAGGTGGTCATCGCCGACACGACGATTGGCCGCGTCCACGAGGCGCAGGCCTGCGCCGCCAAGTTCCGCTCCAACAACGTGGGCCTGACCGTGACGGTGACCCCGTGCTGGTGCTACGGCACCGAGACCACCGACATGGATCCGGCGATGCCGCACGCCATCTGGGGCTTCAACGGCACCGAGCGTCCCGGAGCCGTCTACCTGGCCGCCGCACTCGCCGGTCACGCCCAGATCGGCATCCCCGCCTTCGGCATCTACGGGGAGCACGTGCAGGACGCGGATGACACCTCGATCCCCGAGGACGTGCGCACCCGCCTGCTGGACTACGCGACCGCCGGCCTGGCCGTCGCACAGATGAAGGGCGAGGCCTACCTGTCCATGGGCTCGGTGTCGATGGGCATCGCCGGCTCCGTCGTCAACCCCGATTTCTTCGGCGCCTACCTGGGCATGCGCAACGAGTACATCGACATGAGCGAGTTCACGCGCCGCATCGACGAGGGAATCTACGACCACGAGGAGTACGAACGGGCCTACAAGTGGATCCGTGAGAACTTCACGCAGGGCAAGGACTGGAACCCGCCGGAGTGGCAGTACCCCGACAAGCACGAGGACTGGTGGAAGTTCGTCACCAAGATGACGCTCATCGGCCGGGACCTCATGCACGGCAACCCGCGCCTGGCCGAGCTCGGCTTCGAGGAGGAGGCGGGTGGCCACGGCGCCATCGCCGCGGGCTTCCAGGGCCAGCGCCAGTGGACCGACCACTTCCCCAACGGCGACGTGCTCGAAACCATCCTGAACACGAACTTCGACTGGACCGGGATCCGCCAGCCCTCGGTGGTCGCCACGGAGAACGACTCCCTCAACGGCGCGTCCATGCTCTTCGGCTACCTGCTGACCAACACGCCGCAGATCTTCTCCGACGTGCGCACCTACTGGAGCCCGGAAGCCATTGAGAAGGCGACGGGCTGGAAGCCCGAGGGCTTGGCTGCAGCCGGCCTGCTCGACCTGCGCAACTCCGGTTCGACCACCCTCGACGGCGCCGGGAAGGCGCTGCGCGACGGCAAGCCCGTCATCAAGCCGTGGTACGAGCTGACGGAGGAGGACCGCGAGGCCACCCTCGAGGCCACGACCTTCCACCCGGCGTCGACCGGCTACTTCCGTGGCGGCGGCTTCTCCACCCACTTCCGCACCTCCGGCGGTATGCCCATGACCATGTGCCGCATCAACCTCGTGCGCGGCCTGGGCCCGGTCATGCAGATCGCCGAGGGCTACTCCGTG
Proteins encoded:
- a CDS encoding sugar ABC transporter ATP-binding protein, whose translation is MTNLLELKGISKTFPGVKALSDVDLDLRPGEVLGLCGENGAGKSTLMKVLTGIHKSDPGGEIWLQGEKVDIQSPEHARELGLSIIHQELNIVPDLTVAQNLYIGRPKTSTWTYVNDRKMVRDARELFERLNMDIDPTAYCRDLPVARLQMVEIARALSFDSRILVMDEPTAPLTTTETESLFKLVRDFVCPMTGLIFITHRMPELTELTDRISVLRDGKYIGTVETASTPMSEVVKMMVGREVPADARPTTKPLSDEAVLRVENLSTVKVVHDVSFEVKKGEIFGFAGLVGAGRTEVARALFGADPHTAGDIYVHGEKVRIKSASDAVRYGIGYLSEDRKQYGLLLDKDISFNTGLAAMDHFTKATVVATKKLRQIAQDYVKKLRTRTPSVDVELRSLSGGNQQKVVVAKWLERDSDILIFDEPTRGIDVGAKDEIYTLLENLAKQGKAIIVISSELPEVLRLANRIAVMAHGRIIGTLTNEEATQENIMELATVGQEEANGELA
- a CDS encoding ABC transporter permease — its product is MSTVVDNKGLEAPSPVAAFLKRNMQLLLVTLALLVVLAFFSFAVPNFAFVTREVYLGIVLQSAYIGVMALGATFVIATSGIDLSVGTGLSLVAVMAGIFLAGDKMNLPLGAGLVLTLLVGMAIGLVNGLNISILGLPPFIATLAMMMVARGLALIISDKASISIANPGYKYIASGTLIPYVANAVLIFVVLTIIATFLMNKTLLGRYALAIGSNEEATRLSGVNVRMWKIIIYVVAGAFMAIGAVLYSARGGLVQPAEGVGMELNVIAAAVIGGTSLSGGRASIPGALVGAILMETLKKGLTMMGIAAEWQFVVTGIVLLLAVVIDNLRRIRENAA
- a CDS encoding ABC transporter substrate-binding protein; translated protein: MRPIGRIVAAAAVGSMALGLAACTTSTDSTATKSGDSKTGQSSGATKVDTSGNQQDWEKAAVKGDGTKTVYLVSKGFQHRFWQAVKEGAEQAGDELGYKVNFVGPQDETKVTEQTDQLKSALDSGPAAIGFAALDSKAAADLLSEINSKGIPVVAFDSGVESDIPVTTVQTDNKAAAAEAAKHMIELLKGKKGSVGMVCHDSTSTTGKQRCEGFKEYFKANAPADLKLLDEQIAGEVTKAADTSLSIIQANSDIVGMYGSNEAAASGIVQGVAESGKDVTVVGFDSGKTQMDAIKSGTEAGAVTQSPVKIGYYTVKAAVAALNGAELPKVIDSGFAWYDKSNIDNAEIKANLYE
- a CDS encoding L-fucose isomerase, whose product is MTEHPRIGIRPTIDGRRKGVREALEEQTMNMAKSVADLFTSTLRYPDGSPVEVVIADTTIGRVHEAQACAAKFRSNNVGLTVTVTPCWCYGTETTDMDPAMPHAIWGFNGTERPGAVYLAAALAGHAQIGIPAFGIYGEHVQDADDTSIPEDVRTRLLDYATAGLAVAQMKGEAYLSMGSVSMGIAGSVVNPDFFGAYLGMRNEYIDMSEFTRRIDEGIYDHEEYERAYKWIRENFTQGKDWNPPEWQYPDKHEDWWKFVTKMTLIGRDLMHGNPRLAELGFEEEAGGHGAIAAGFQGQRQWTDHFPNGDVLETILNTNFDWTGIRQPSVVATENDSLNGASMLFGYLLTNTPQIFSDVRTYWSPEAIEKATGWKPEGLAAAGLLDLRNSGSTTLDGAGKALRDGKPVIKPWYELTEEDREATLEATTFHPASTGYFRGGGFSTHFRTSGGMPMTMCRINLVRGLGPVMQIAEGYSVELPDEVAFTIEERTNIEWPTTWFVPNLTGEGAFKSVYDVMNNWGANHGAISYGHIGGQLITLASMLRIPVNMHNVPEERVFRPKAWSLFGTESPEGADFRACQTFGPMYR